A segment of the Terriglobia bacterium genome:
GTGCTCGACATCGGCTCCGGCACAGGCTCGCTTGCGCTGGTGATCGCGCGTCTCCGCCCGCATTGCAGGGTCGAGGGTATTGATATTTCACGCGGGTACGTCGAGTTCGCGCGCGGCCGCACGCGAAACCCGCGAGTGCGGTTCGAAACGGGCGATGCGCAAAATCTGCCCTTCGCGGCCGGGACTTTCGATGCGGCCGCATCTCTGCTGGTCTTCAACTTCATTCCCCATCCGGCAAAAGCGCTCTCGGAGGCGCGGCGCGTGACGCGGGCGGGCGGTTCCATTTCGGCGGCCGTCTGGGACTACGGGGACCGAATGCGCATGTTGCGCGTCTTCTGGGACGCCGCAGTTGCGCTGGATTCCTCAGCCGAACAGCTCGACGAAAAGCATATGCCGCTGTGCCGCAAGGGCGAACTTTCAGAACTCTGGGCGCGCGGAGGACTCCAGAAGGTTGAAGAGTCGCCGCTCGAAATCACGATGCATTTTGCAGACTTCGATGACTTCTGGAATCCATTCCTGCTCGGCCAGGGGCCGGCTGGGGCTTACGTGGGCCGCCTGCCGAAAAACAGGGCCTCAGCCCTTGGCGAAGAATTGCGACGCCGGCTTGGACGTCCGCACGGCCCTTTCACTCTGCCAGCTCGCCTATGGGCTGTCCGAGGAGAAGTTACTGGAGGCTAATTGCGGACGCCTGTCCTGGCAGACAGGCG
Coding sequences within it:
- a CDS encoding class I SAM-dependent methyltransferase — encoded protein: MFADARAYERFMGRWSELAATPFAEFARLPDRGEVLDIGSGTGSLALVIARLRPHCRVEGIDISRGYVEFARGRTRNPRVRFETGDAQNLPFAAGTFDAAASLLVFNFIPHPAKALSEARRVTRAGGSISAAVWDYGDRMRMLRVFWDAAVALDSSAEQLDEKHMPLCRKGELSELWARGGLQKVEESPLEITMHFADFDDFWNPFLLGQGPAGAYVGRLPKNRASALGEELRRRLGRPHGPFTLPARLWAVRGEVTGG